A region of Thermodesulfobacteriota bacterium DNA encodes the following proteins:
- a CDS encoding DnaJ domain-containing protein, whose protein sequence is MQRKDYYKVLGVAGDATAEEIKKAYRSLARKYHPDLHPDDKENEARFKEINEAHSVLGDPKKRREYDMG, encoded by the coding sequence ATGCAGAGAAAAGACTACTACAAAGTGCTGGGCGTGGCCGGGGACGCCACCGCCGAAGAGATAAAGAAGGCCTACCGCAGCCTCGCCAGGAAGTATCATCCCGACCTGCACCCCGACGACAAAGAGAACGAAGCCCGGTTCAAGGAGATAAACGAAGCCCACTCCGTACTGGGGGACCCGAAGAAACGCCGTGAATACGACATGGGGG